A genome region from Chloroflexia bacterium SDU3-3 includes the following:
- a CDS encoding MFS transporter: MSEHITPTTGMHGDLQGWDTIRWRARFFTIWSGQALSLTGSALTQFVLLWWITQTTGSASALTIAGMMALLPLALFGPLGGTLADRWSRRAIMIVADLITALCMVVLILLFESEQVQLWHVYCLVFIRSTMQAFQNPAAAASTSMLVPPTWLTRASGMNQTLQGLMSVAAAPLGAVALGVMPLQGALMIDVVTAILGITPLLFYRIPQPSRGGSAHTGIWQDFRQGLRMLGRSRGLLWLYGLMMLMIGVLMPSFMLLPLLVRNDFGGGAGHVAFMESLSGAGMLLGGLLISAVALPWKRIHVVLVGYALSNLAVVLTGLVPNDMFWLAVLWWFLSSVLYVVGNAPIIAIIQTIVPNQLQGRALALSSTMVGLAGPLGLALAAPLTTALGPRGLLVGGGVLATLITLVGFLSPSLMRIEEQRIQE, translated from the coding sequence ATGTCTGAGCATATCACCCCAACGACCGGGATGCACGGCGATCTGCAGGGCTGGGATACGATCCGCTGGCGGGCGCGCTTCTTCACCATCTGGTCAGGGCAGGCGCTCTCGCTCACGGGCAGCGCGCTCACGCAGTTTGTGCTGCTCTGGTGGATCACGCAGACCACCGGCTCGGCCAGCGCCCTAACGATCGCCGGAATGATGGCGCTGCTGCCGCTGGCGCTATTCGGGCCGCTGGGCGGAACCCTGGCCGACCGCTGGAGCCGCCGCGCGATCATGATCGTGGCCGACCTGATCACCGCGCTGTGCATGGTGGTGCTCATCCTACTGTTTGAATCGGAGCAGGTGCAGCTCTGGCACGTGTACTGCCTGGTGTTCATCCGCAGCACCATGCAGGCGTTCCAGAACCCTGCGGCGGCGGCCAGCACCAGCATGCTGGTGCCGCCCACATGGCTCACCCGCGCCTCGGGGATGAACCAGACCCTGCAGGGCCTGATGAGCGTGGCCGCCGCCCCGCTGGGCGCGGTGGCGCTGGGCGTGATGCCGCTGCAGGGCGCGCTGATGATCGACGTGGTCACGGCCATCCTAGGCATTACGCCGCTGCTGTTCTACCGCATCCCGCAGCCATCGCGCGGCGGCAGTGCGCACACCGGCATCTGGCAGGATTTCCGCCAGGGCCTGCGCATGCTGGGCCGCAGCCGTGGCCTGCTGTGGCTGTACGGCCTGATGATGCTGATGATCGGCGTACTGATGCCCTCGTTCATGCTGCTGCCGCTGCTGGTGCGCAACGACTTCGGCGGCGGCGCGGGGCACGTGGCCTTTATGGAAAGCCTGAGCGGCGCGGGCATGCTGCTGGGCGGGCTGCTGATCAGCGCCGTGGCCCTGCCGTGGAAGCGTATCCACGTGGTGCTGGTGGGCTACGCGCTCTCGAACCTAGCGGTAGTGCTGACCGGCCTTGTGCCAAACGACATGTTCTGGCTGGCGGTGCTGTGGTGGTTCCTCAGCAGCGTGCTGTATGTGGTGGGCAACGCGCCGATCATCGCGATCATCCAGACCATTGTGCCCAACCAGCTGCAGGGCCGCGCGCTGGCGCTCTCATCCACCATGGTGGGTCTGGCGGGGCCGCTGGGGCTGGCGCTGGCCGCGCCGCTCACCACCGCGCTCGGCCCGCGCGGGCTGCTGGTGGGCGGCGGGGTGCTGGCCACACTGATCACGCTGGTGGGCTTTCTCTCGCCCAGCCTGATGCGTATTGAGGAGCAGCGCATCCAAGAATAA
- a CDS encoding glycosyltransferase family 2 protein, producing MPDIATLPTIAEPARSTPLVAIITLNWNRPRETLAFLASCAQLDYPSLITLVVDNASQDDSVAQVAAHFPRAELVVNERNLGFAAGMNVGMRRAMALGADYVFLANNDTVIAPDAIGQLVEAAQAAQADIATPAIYYAQGPARIWWTGGYRRWPTLEIRPCAEGELGAGPLAVDFVTGCGMLLSRRCIEQVGLFDERFFMYYEDSDYCLRARAAGCTAIVVPGARMWHRVATSLGGSDSPGERYHIARSSVQFFRKHTRGWAWLVVAPYRSASALRTLLRLLRRRQPSAAAAHLRGLWHGATQ from the coding sequence ATGCCAGATATAGCCACGCTCCCAACGATAGCAGAACCCGCACGATCCACACCACTGGTGGCGATCATCACGCTGAACTGGAACCGCCCGCGCGAGACACTAGCCTTCCTGGCCTCGTGCGCGCAGCTCGACTACCCCAGCCTGATCACGCTGGTGGTGGACAACGCATCGCAGGATGACTCGGTAGCGCAGGTGGCCGCCCACTTCCCCCGCGCCGAGCTGGTGGTGAACGAGCGCAACCTGGGCTTCGCCGCAGGCATGAACGTGGGCATGCGCCGCGCCATGGCGCTGGGTGCCGACTACGTGTTCTTGGCCAACAACGACACCGTGATCGCCCCCGACGCCATCGGACAGCTGGTCGAGGCCGCCCAGGCCGCCCAGGCCGACATCGCCACGCCCGCGATCTACTACGCCCAGGGGCCAGCCCGCATCTGGTGGACGGGCGGCTACCGGCGCTGGCCCACGCTGGAGATACGGCCCTGCGCCGAGGGCGAGCTGGGCGCGGGGCCGCTGGCGGTGGATTTTGTGACCGGCTGCGGGATGCTGCTCTCGCGGCGCTGCATCGAGCAGGTCGGCCTGTTCGACGAGCGCTTCTTCATGTACTACGAGGACTCCGACTACTGCCTGCGCGCCCGCGCCGCTGGCTGCACGGCAATTGTGGTGCCTGGCGCGCGCATGTGGCATCGGGTGGCCACCTCGCTGGGCGGCAGCGACTCGCCGGGCGAGCGCTACCACATCGCGCGCAGCAGCGTGCAGTTCTTCCGCAAGCACACACGCGGCTGGGCTTGGCTGGTGGTGGCCCCCTACCGCAGCGCCAGCGCCCTGCGCACGCTGCTGCGGCTGCTGCGCCGCCGCCAGCCCAGCGCCGCCGCCGCCCACCTGCGCGGCCTGTGGCACGGGGCCACCCAATGA
- a CDS encoding glycosyltransferase family 4 protein, with product MSRPLRILMIVFNPVGKGTYWRAFHFARHLARRGHRVTLLAMARTRRLGWASRQEEGVTIVESPDMLWGMLRSGWDVWDALWRCAWCSRQDFDLVHAFECRPTVLLPALLMQKIRRVPLVLDWGDWFGRGGSVEERQQPLVRALLRPIETFFEERFRTQADASAVICTTLRQKAEALGVPPERIARIRDGADTEGLRPLDRDASRAALGLPAHAPLLGFVGAIFWRDAQLMAQAFDRIHAARPDARLLLIGYVNMPIEQLVAAPQAVIRSGDLRYEALASHLAACDLCWLPLCDSGANRGRWPLKLFDYMAAGRPTVATAVGDVPEVMQAHDIGALAAPTPQALAEAALALLADPARRARQGQQARRAAEGAYTWQQRTDELEQIYAQAIAHHEQAREGARPHGRPEAAGYRPRRRDL from the coding sequence ATGAGCAGGCCGCTGCGCATCCTGATGATCGTGTTCAATCCGGTGGGCAAGGGCACCTACTGGCGGGCCTTCCACTTTGCCCGCCACCTGGCGCGGCGCGGCCACCGCGTGACGCTGCTGGCCATGGCCCGCACGCGGCGGCTGGGCTGGGCCAGCCGCCAGGAGGAGGGCGTGACCATCGTCGAGTCGCCCGACATGCTGTGGGGCATGCTGCGCTCGGGCTGGGATGTGTGGGATGCGCTGTGGCGCTGCGCGTGGTGCAGCCGCCAGGATTTCGACCTGGTGCACGCCTTCGAGTGCCGCCCAACGGTGCTGCTGCCCGCGCTGCTCATGCAAAAGATCCGCCGCGTGCCGCTGGTGCTCGACTGGGGCGACTGGTTCGGGCGCGGCGGCTCGGTAGAGGAGCGCCAGCAGCCGCTGGTGCGCGCCCTGCTGCGCCCAATTGAGACCTTCTTCGAGGAGCGCTTCCGCACCCAGGCCGACGCCAGCGCGGTGATCTGCACCACGCTGCGGCAGAAGGCCGAGGCGCTAGGCGTGCCGCCCGAGCGGATCGCCCGCATCCGTGACGGGGCCGACACCGAGGGCCTGCGCCCGCTCGACCGCGACGCCAGCCGCGCCGCGCTGGGCCTGCCCGCCCATGCGCCGCTGCTGGGCTTCGTGGGCGCGATCTTCTGGCGCGACGCCCAGCTGATGGCCCAGGCCTTCGACCGCATCCACGCGGCGCGGCCCGACGCGCGGCTGCTGCTAATCGGCTATGTCAACATGCCGATCGAGCAGCTGGTCGCCGCGCCGCAGGCCGTCATCCGCAGCGGCGACCTGCGCTACGAGGCGCTGGCCAGCCACCTGGCCGCCTGCGACCTGTGCTGGCTGCCGCTGTGCGACAGCGGGGCCAACCGCGGGCGCTGGCCGCTCAAGCTGTTCGACTACATGGCGGCGGGGCGGCCCACCGTGGCCACCGCCGTGGGCGATGTGCCCGAGGTGATGCAGGCCCACGACATCGGCGCGCTGGCCGCGCCCACGCCGCAGGCCCTGGCCGAGGCCGCCCTAGCGCTGCTGGCCGACCCCGCGCGCCGCGCCCGCCAGGGCCAGCAGGCCCGCCGCGCCGCCGAGGGTGCCTACACCTGGCAGCAGCGCACCGACGAGCTAGAGCAGATCTACGCGCAGGCTATCGCACACCACGAGCAGGCGCGAGAAGGAGCACGACCCCATGGAAGGCCAGAAGCTGCTGGTTATCGGCCTCGACGGCGCGACCTTTGA
- a CDS encoding DUF362 domain-containing protein, whose protein sequence is MQAQVALIQGDDRYRNIVGALDALGEQASFATCRSVVIKPNFVSIDHPLATTHIDAVRAVLDVIRRSYAGPITIAEGAAITPTAQAFERFGYRALASEYRAALLDLNDDQTVPVQVYDRQLQPRTLRLARTIVESDMRISVGPPKTHDTVRVTLSLKNMIMGALVNRDAAGSAKRLPLPLPAIYLARMAARRVGVAAPTLTRLGLGEGSDKIAMHQGYPAMNLNLALLAPYVYPHLAVIDGFEAMEGEGPIHGDPVPWRVAMASADALAADTLAAWLMGFDPALVGYLRHCCAIGLGVGDLGQIATRGNVEPQSVRRSFRPHPADAQQQQWQLDDAESWLAPAAAMALSLGAS, encoded by the coding sequence ATGCAGGCGCAGGTCGCTCTCATTCAAGGCGACGACCGCTATCGCAACATCGTGGGCGCGCTCGATGCGCTGGGCGAGCAGGCCAGCTTCGCCACATGCCGCAGCGTCGTGATCAAGCCGAACTTTGTCTCGATCGACCACCCGCTCGCCACCACCCACATCGACGCCGTGCGGGCGGTGCTCGATGTCATCCGCCGCAGCTACGCAGGCCCGATCACCATCGCCGAGGGCGCGGCCATCACGCCCACCGCGCAGGCCTTCGAGCGCTTTGGCTACCGCGCGCTGGCCAGCGAGTACCGCGCGGCACTGCTCGACCTGAACGACGACCAGACCGTGCCCGTCCAGGTCTACGACCGCCAGCTCCAGCCGCGCACACTACGCCTAGCCCGCACCATCGTCGAGAGCGACATGCGCATCTCGGTCGGCCCGCCCAAGACCCACGACACCGTGCGGGTGACGCTCTCGCTCAAGAACATGATCATGGGGGCCTTGGTCAACCGCGACGCGGCGGGCAGCGCCAAGCGCCTGCCGCTGCCGCTGCCCGCCATCTACCTAGCGCGCATGGCCGCGCGGCGCGTGGGGGTGGCCGCGCCCACGCTGACACGGCTGGGCCTGGGCGAGGGCAGCGACAAAATAGCCATGCATCAGGGCTACCCAGCCATGAACCTGAACTTGGCGCTGCTCGCACCCTATGTCTACCCGCACCTCGCCGTGATCGACGGCTTCGAGGCGATGGAGGGCGAAGGCCCGATCCACGGCGATCCGGTGCCGTGGCGCGTGGCTATGGCCAGCGCCGACGCGCTGGCCGCCGACACCCTGGCCGCATGGCTCATGGGCTTCGACCCCGCCCTGGTGGGCTACCTGCGCCACTGCTGCGCCATCGGCCTGGGCGTCGGCGACCTGGGCCAGATCGCCACGCGCGGCAATGTGGAGCCGCAGTCGGTGCGCCGCAGCTTCCGCCCGCACCCGGCTGACGCCCAGCAGCAGCAGTGGCAGCTCGACGACGCCGAGTCGTGGCTGGCCCCTGCGGCGGCCATGGCCCTCTCGCTAGGAGCATCATGA
- a CDS encoding cytochrome P450: MTPRPQRPPLIRRMRLAIRRTPEALLAAAREQGHIIQLGIGPKRLVILSEPAAVEQVLRVQHGRFTKGKAHTRARGWLGQGILVSEGDEHHRQRRLLVRALAPQRVAAHSDAMVRRAEQLAERWQDGETRDIWQDMLHLAVANIAAAIWGEDVDVDIPMLSDALEQLATWLNQGGSPLVALRDRLPLPEHRATQRVRAWLDALIDTLTERHRHSQADTILSSLLQSGDPLVTPSFIHDQLLTLLLGGRETSGTALTWTWHLIASHTEIQAQIHAELDRALAGRTPTMADIEHMPYLENVIREVLRMYPPAWSTVRRAHESCRIGETHIPAGAVVVMSQYVLHRDPRWFAQPDQFQPERWDGDGPACPKGAYIPFGMGPRRCIGEGFAWAEIMLTIAAIAQRWHLEALPDQRITLRPSTSLQPAHGITLRVARRSQRTV, encoded by the coding sequence ATGACACCGCGACCCCAACGACCGCCGCTCATCCGCCGCATGCGGCTGGCCATCCGGCGTACCCCCGAGGCCCTGCTGGCCGCCGCACGCGAGCAGGGCCACATCATCCAGCTGGGCATCGGGCCAAAGCGCCTAGTCATCCTGAGCGAGCCAGCGGCGGTGGAGCAGGTGCTGCGCGTGCAGCACGGGCGCTTCACCAAGGGCAAGGCCCACACCCGCGCCAGGGGCTGGCTGGGCCAGGGTATCCTGGTGAGCGAGGGCGACGAGCACCACCGCCAGCGCAGGCTGCTGGTGCGAGCGCTCGCCCCGCAGCGCGTAGCCGCCCACAGCGACGCTATGGTGCGCCGCGCCGAGCAGCTGGCCGAGCGCTGGCAAGATGGCGAGACCCGCGATATCTGGCAGGACATGCTGCACCTGGCGGTGGCCAACATCGCCGCCGCTATCTGGGGCGAGGATGTGGATGTCGACATACCGATGCTCAGCGACGCGCTTGAGCAGCTGGCCACCTGGCTCAACCAGGGCGGCTCGCCCCTAGTCGCCCTGCGCGACCGCCTACCCCTGCCCGAGCACCGCGCGACCCAGCGCGTGCGCGCGTGGCTCGACGCGCTGATCGACACGCTCACCGAGCGGCACCGCCACAGCCAGGCCGACACCATCCTCTCCAGCCTGCTCCAGTCGGGTGATCCGCTGGTCACGCCCAGCTTTATCCATGATCAGCTGCTGACCCTGCTGCTGGGGGGCCGCGAGACCTCGGGCACCGCGCTGACCTGGACATGGCACCTGATCGCCAGCCACACCGAGATCCAGGCTCAGATCCACGCCGAGCTTGACCGCGCGCTGGCGGGCCGGACGCCCACCATGGCCGACATCGAACACATGCCCTATCTCGAAAACGTCATCCGCGAGGTGCTGCGCATGTACCCGCCCGCGTGGTCCACCGTGCGCCGCGCCCACGAGTCCTGCCGCATCGGCGAGACCCACATCCCCGCCGGGGCCGTGGTGGTGATGAGCCAGTACGTGCTGCACCGCGACCCGCGCTGGTTCGCCCAGCCCGATCAGTTCCAGCCCGAGCGCTGGGATGGCGACGGGCCAGCCTGCCCCAAGGGCGCGTACATCCCCTTCGGCATGGGGCCGCGCCGCTGCATCGGCGAGGGTTTCGCATGGGCCGAGATCATGCTCACCATCGCCGCCATCGCTCAGCGCTGGCACCTGGAAGCGCTGCCCGACCAGCGCATCACGCTGCGGCCCAGCACCTCGCTCCAGCCCGCCCACGGAATCACGCTGCGGGTCGCCCGCCGCAGCCAGCGCACTGTATAG